In bacterium, one genomic interval encodes:
- a CDS encoding M42 family metallopeptidase, producing the protein MEAGAITPQLISIMDNNYFVSLLRDLSDAFGPSNHEDQVRDLIRKTITPWVSDIRVDALGNMIAHRPGTNGMRLMLDAHTDEIGIMVRHIDSRGFVRFATIGGWDDRMFPGHRVTFRSRSGGFYHGVIGMTPPHVLPPAQREKAIAAEDYFVDLGVDSFDEASALGAAIGDPGTLAYPFQQLKQDVYVGKAFDDRVGCLTVIGLIKALHEGEIKTEMDVYFNFATSEEVGLRGAGPAAFGIDPHVAIAFEGTIGSDFPGVPEEKRPCAQRKGPVITIADKSILVPRRMVDFMTECARELSVPYQYKMPIYGGTNAGAIHMTRAGILTGCIATPCRYIHSPNTTLYWPDFENTLRLAKRCVERVHELV; encoded by the coding sequence TTGGAAGCAGGCGCAATCACGCCGCAACTAATCTCGATTATGGACAACAACTACTTCGTTTCACTTCTGCGCGACCTCTCCGACGCGTTCGGCCCGTCGAATCATGAAGATCAAGTGCGTGACCTGATTCGCAAGACGATCACACCCTGGGTTTCCGACATCCGCGTGGACGCGCTGGGCAACATGATTGCGCACAGGCCCGGCACCAACGGCATGCGGCTGATGCTCGATGCTCACACGGACGAAATCGGCATCATGGTTCGCCACATTGATTCGCGCGGATTCGTGCGCTTCGCGACGATTGGCGGCTGGGATGACCGCATGTTCCCCGGCCACCGTGTGACCTTCAGATCGCGCTCCGGTGGTTTCTACCACGGTGTGATTGGCATGACGCCGCCGCACGTCCTGCCCCCGGCCCAGCGCGAGAAGGCAATTGCCGCCGAAGATTATTTTGTGGACCTCGGCGTGGACTCGTTTGACGAGGCCTCCGCGCTCGGTGCTGCGATTGGTGATCCCGGGACGCTGGCCTACCCGTTCCAGCAACTGAAGCAAGACGTGTATGTCGGCAAGGCCTTCGATGATCGCGTCGGCTGCCTGACTGTGATCGGCCTGATCAAAGCGTTGCATGAAGGTGAAATTAAGACGGAGATGGACGTCTACTTCAATTTTGCCACCAGCGAAGAAGTCGGTCTGCGCGGCGCGGGCCCTGCCGCATTTGGTATTGATCCGCACGTCGCCATCGCATTTGAAGGAACGATTGGATCGGACTTTCCCGGTGTACCGGAAGAAAAACGGCCCTGTGCGCAACGCAAAGGGCCGGTGATAACGATTGCCGACAAGAGTATTCTGGTGCCGCGCCGCATGGTTGACTTCATGACAGAATGCGCGCGCGAGTTGAGTGTGCCCTATCAATACAAGATGCCGATTTACGGCGGAACGAACGCGGGCGCCATTCACATGACTCGTGCCGGCATCCTTACGGGTTGCATCGCCACGCCGTGTCGCTACATTCACTCGCCGAACACGACACTGTACTGGCCGGACTTCGAAAACACATTACGGCTTGCCAAGCGCTGCGTCGAACGCGTTCACGAACTCGTCTAA
- a CDS encoding SDR family oxidoreductase, protein MHYELNGKVALVTGAGRGIGRAIALKLAQAGADVVVNYLEREDSAHEVVEWIRGLGRRAVAIRADVAAEEGVDALFTEMGAHFTRLDIVVNNAGPFKVKRALETTTEEWDLMLRGNLLSAFWVTQRAIPWMDRSENGGSVVFIGAPNAERVGSQHVSCAYSIAKTGVVILAQTLARDLGPKHIRVNVVNPGFIENDSMTPRMRQWMPSEVPLGEIGSPGMIADAVLYLTSAQAAYVNGAILNVHGGLWI, encoded by the coding sequence ATGCACTATGAGTTGAACGGCAAAGTCGCGTTGGTTACGGGAGCGGGGCGCGGCATCGGTCGCGCAATTGCCCTGAAGCTCGCGCAGGCCGGAGCCGATGTGGTCGTGAACTACCTCGAACGCGAAGACTCGGCTCACGAAGTTGTCGAGTGGATCCGCGGACTGGGCCGCCGCGCTGTCGCTATTCGCGCAGATGTTGCGGCCGAAGAGGGTGTGGACGCGCTCTTCACGGAAATGGGCGCTCACTTCACGCGGCTGGATATTGTGGTCAATAACGCCGGTCCCTTCAAGGTCAAGCGGGCCCTGGAAACCACGACTGAGGAGTGGGACTTGATGCTGCGTGGCAACCTGCTCAGCGCCTTTTGGGTTACACAGCGCGCGATTCCCTGGATGGACCGCTCCGAGAACGGAGGTTCCGTTGTCTTCATTGGTGCCCCCAACGCAGAGCGCGTTGGTTCGCAGCACGTGTCCTGTGCCTACTCGATCGCGAAAACGGGAGTCGTCATTCTGGCGCAGACCCTCGCCCGCGACCTTGGTCCCAAACACATCCGCGTTAACGTGGTCAATCCGGGCTTCATCGAAAACGACTCAATGACCCCGCGCATGCGGCAATGGATGCCCTCGGAAGTGCCCTTGGGTGAAATCGGTTCGCCGGGCATGATTGCGGATGCCGTCCTCTACTTGACCAGTGCCCAGGCAGCGTACGTCAACGGCGCCATCCTGAACGTCCACGGTGGGTTATGGATATAG
- a CDS encoding carboxypeptidase regulatory-like domain-containing protein: MTRISARFVLSLLSLFVGSALYASTIETGSPYLHVNSFSPAYTNIEWRDGQFNVASTVLDGELLSAVDIPGERLLMREGMPALPHITRIYQIPNTGSVELVINNAEYRIEENFNSIPSQREDQQSWGTPLKSPSVYGVDAWYPPAVAEISAPSIFRDFRVVTVTLYPVQVNPVTRQARFYDNLSVDIVANELPGINELHLNRRPSGTWAPMYEALIENLDENALDDADPAPGSYAIICRDNATALQWADSLKMWRERMGFTVTVEARNNWSSSTLLSYLQDAYNNWEPPLEYACLLGDVSGTWSLPMSPNSRYDHGYADLQGNDDFEEISVGRLSVSQANHFPIVFNKITAYERTPYMDDPSWFTRAFLYAGTSNNVSSNEILMLWAADMFRNYTGVSNPQVSTHNGSVSNSLIGERLTEGVTFFLWRGTVVGEMQESAATSMSSSTKLPVVLTITCGSGDFDGSGLNEAWLLAGTATAPKGGVCGIGTATFNTHVPFNNTIAGGLAYNITNRGVRHIGPALSGAKAELLRSFPGDGFGAQFSWWNNLMGDPGLSMWTDVPVVMDVTYPGTLNVGARRVRPQVVDQLSGEPIADALVVLIKDDETFVKGFTDAGGFVDLPVTVNSTGTMTLTVSKRNHKPFLADISCVTADEMVTVLTYGLDDDNSNGTVGNSNGAFNPGETVDMALTLRNFGTATTAQNVTASVTVDNPDVTILQSTSSFPSLAPGQQGVGNSAFRLHLAPTMRHLETAKLTFEVSSSSGTAFSTVELTILAGSCVWVSSQISGGNGNSRLDPGEIANLRLTVRNEGGLTMDDVTATLISRYSLLSVNDGTGVFGDIAIGQNASSGATDFVIRGNSVAYPGSQASLVVVLETPTGFVDTVSFNLPIGVAANTDPSGPDAFGYVAYDNIDTDYEFSRPFAWTDISATGVRLTHASADPGEQAPNGQTNSDVIPLPFPFMFYGEVYDTLTICSNGWAAFGDQDHLDMFRNYAIPGQQAPDALVAPFWDDLRTNQNGDGVYYLYDEGNHRLIIEWNATGAFASGTQLDFQLILLDEAFYPTNDENGILVFQYDNAQTVGQDNFETPGETIGIMAPQSLYGLQYRFGSLNAPGGNGIGNDRTIVITTEKRFATGIIEGTVLDAATNQPVANVLISIDGEEDQALTNAQGEYQMTDVEIGTYTVRASRFGYNDGVVTNFVVEMDSTEEALFSLTHPEITLSRESMVVNVPGDPVEQSFDIENAGNGPLEFRISVEYHGVDGERGTWATIGQESVTQETEDAQILGCAFDGANWVVSGGSGPSGPNYLYFYDLQGNLSRTVEQPTTTQFGYYDLAFDGDYIYGSTDGLQELQGVDGNGVIRTTVPVSQVSPARCIAYDSALDQFWVADYSTPVYCVDRQGNELHRFNNTLDKTGLAWYPDDPDGYKLYIFHWNTQGAGGTFISKMHPSTGQIAAVTQIVDVAGDRAGGCDISSTWNSMLTVFGGIYQNPQGDRLEMRQMKFDTDWIGVTPLNSSVLPQSTRDVSVSINVDELRDLTYTVDIVVRNNSLDSAMVLPLTLTRTLVADEPRNELPQVYALHQNYPNPFNPSTQVSFDLPEAGMASLRIFNVLGQEVAAPLNGSRLNLGHHIVNVDMAGLPSGVYLYRLESGSFVETRKMVLMK, encoded by the coding sequence ATGACCCGCATCTCAGCACGGTTCGTTCTGAGTCTCCTGTCCCTGTTTGTCGGATCGGCGCTGTACGCGTCCACGATAGAGACGGGATCTCCCTACCTTCACGTCAATAGCTTTTCGCCGGCCTACACGAACATCGAGTGGCGCGACGGCCAATTTAACGTCGCCTCGACCGTGCTGGACGGCGAACTGTTGTCCGCGGTGGACATCCCCGGTGAGCGTCTGCTCATGCGCGAAGGGATGCCCGCTCTTCCGCACATCACGCGCATCTACCAGATTCCTAATACAGGATCGGTTGAGCTCGTTATTAACAACGCCGAGTATCGCATCGAAGAGAATTTCAACTCGATTCCCTCGCAGCGTGAAGATCAGCAGTCGTGGGGTACGCCGCTGAAATCGCCGTCGGTCTACGGCGTGGATGCCTGGTACCCGCCGGCGGTAGCGGAAATCAGCGCACCTTCAATTTTTCGCGATTTTCGCGTTGTAACCGTGACGCTGTACCCTGTGCAGGTCAACCCTGTCACTCGCCAAGCTCGCTTCTACGACAATTTGAGCGTGGATATCGTTGCCAACGAACTTCCGGGCATCAACGAACTGCATCTGAATCGCCGCCCCAGCGGCACGTGGGCCCCGATGTATGAAGCCCTGATCGAGAATCTCGATGAGAATGCCTTGGACGACGCGGATCCTGCACCGGGCAGCTATGCCATCATTTGCCGCGACAACGCCACCGCATTGCAGTGGGCCGACTCCCTGAAAATGTGGCGTGAGCGCATGGGTTTTACGGTGACGGTAGAAGCGCGTAACAACTGGTCCAGCAGCACCCTGCTTAGCTACCTTCAGGATGCGTACAACAATTGGGAACCGCCGCTGGAATACGCCTGCCTCCTGGGCGACGTTAGCGGTACTTGGTCCTTACCGATGAGTCCCAATTCCCGGTACGATCACGGTTACGCCGACCTCCAGGGGAATGACGATTTCGAGGAAATCTCGGTGGGCCGTTTGTCCGTATCTCAAGCCAATCACTTCCCGATCGTCTTCAACAAGATCACGGCCTACGAGCGCACGCCGTACATGGACGATCCGTCGTGGTTCACCCGTGCGTTCCTCTACGCCGGGACGAGCAACAACGTTAGTTCAAATGAAATTCTGATGCTCTGGGCTGCCGACATGTTCCGTAACTACACCGGCGTATCCAATCCTCAGGTTTCAACGCACAACGGCTCGGTCAGCAATTCGCTTATCGGCGAGCGCCTCACGGAAGGCGTGACGTTCTTCCTGTGGCGCGGTACGGTCGTTGGAGAAATGCAGGAATCTGCGGCTACATCAATGAGTTCGTCCACGAAGCTGCCGGTTGTGCTGACAATCACGTGTGGCTCGGGTGACTTCGACGGCAGCGGTCTGAATGAAGCGTGGCTGCTGGCTGGTACCGCGACGGCGCCGAAGGGCGGAGTCTGCGGTATTGGTACTGCGACGTTTAACACGCACGTCCCCTTTAACAACACGATTGCCGGCGGTCTGGCCTACAACATCACCAACCGAGGCGTCCGCCACATCGGCCCCGCGCTCTCCGGCGCGAAAGCCGAGCTGCTGCGCTCGTTTCCCGGTGACGGTTTTGGCGCCCAATTCTCGTGGTGGAATAACTTGATGGGCGACCCGGGTCTCTCGATGTGGACCGATGTGCCGGTAGTCATGGATGTCACGTATCCCGGCACGTTGAATGTTGGCGCTCGCCGCGTAAGACCGCAAGTCGTGGATCAGCTGTCAGGCGAGCCGATTGCGGACGCGTTGGTAGTTCTGATCAAAGACGACGAGACCTTCGTGAAGGGCTTCACCGATGCCGGTGGATTCGTTGATTTGCCGGTGACCGTGAACTCCACGGGAACCATGACGCTGACGGTTTCCAAGCGTAACCACAAGCCGTTTCTCGCGGACATAAGTTGTGTAACCGCCGACGAGATGGTGACGGTTCTGACATACGGCCTCGATGACGACAACAGCAACGGCACGGTTGGCAACAGTAACGGCGCCTTCAATCCCGGCGAAACCGTGGATATGGCGCTGACACTGCGGAACTTCGGCACGGCGACGACCGCGCAGAACGTGACGGCCAGTGTGACTGTGGACAACCCGGATGTGACCATCCTGCAATCTACATCGTCTTTCCCGTCATTGGCGCCGGGCCAGCAGGGTGTCGGCAATTCCGCGTTCAGGCTGCATCTGGCGCCCACAATGCGCCATCTTGAGACGGCTAAGCTCACATTCGAGGTATCGTCGTCCAGCGGCACCGCCTTCAGCACGGTCGAGCTGACGATCCTTGCCGGAAGTTGCGTTTGGGTGTCGTCTCAGATATCCGGAGGCAATGGCAACAGTCGGTTGGATCCGGGCGAAATCGCCAACTTGCGGCTGACGGTCCGCAATGAAGGCGGTTTGACGATGGATGACGTGACCGCCACCTTGATTTCTCGATATAGCCTGCTGTCTGTCAATGACGGAACAGGGGTCTTCGGAGACATCGCCATTGGGCAAAACGCATCCAGCGGCGCCACCGATTTCGTGATTCGCGGCAACAGCGTTGCCTATCCCGGCAGTCAAGCGAGTCTGGTCGTCGTTCTGGAAACTCCGACGGGGTTCGTGGACACCGTGAGTTTCAATCTGCCCATCGGAGTCGCGGCCAACACCGACCCGTCCGGTCCGGATGCCTTCGGCTACGTGGCCTACGACAACATTGACACGGATTATGAGTTCAGTCGGCCGTTCGCCTGGACGGATATTTCCGCCACAGGTGTTCGCCTGACGCACGCCAGCGCCGATCCGGGTGAGCAGGCGCCCAATGGTCAGACCAATAGCGATGTCATTCCACTCCCGTTCCCCTTCATGTTCTATGGTGAAGTCTACGACACCCTGACGATTTGTTCCAATGGCTGGGCGGCGTTCGGGGATCAGGACCACTTGGACATGTTCCGCAATTATGCGATCCCGGGACAGCAGGCGCCGGACGCACTCGTTGCGCCGTTCTGGGATGACCTGCGTACGAATCAGAATGGCGATGGTGTGTACTATCTGTACGATGAAGGCAACCATCGTTTGATCATTGAGTGGAACGCTACCGGCGCCTTCGCCTCTGGCACTCAGTTGGACTTTCAACTCATCCTGTTAGACGAAGCGTTCTACCCGACCAACGACGAGAATGGTATCCTGGTCTTCCAGTATGACAACGCGCAGACTGTTGGCCAGGATAACTTTGAAACCCCCGGCGAGACGATCGGTATCATGGCGCCGCAGTCGCTGTACGGTTTGCAGTATCGGTTCGGCAGCTTGAATGCACCGGGCGGCAATGGCATCGGCAACGATCGCACGATCGTCATTACAACGGAAAAGCGTTTTGCCACCGGCATCATCGAAGGAACCGTGCTGGACGCCGCTACCAACCAGCCCGTTGCCAATGTCCTGATTTCAATTGACGGTGAAGAAGATCAGGCGCTCACGAACGCGCAGGGCGAGTATCAGATGACCGACGTCGAGATCGGCACGTACACGGTTCGGGCCAGCCGTTTCGGCTACAACGACGGCGTTGTGACGAATTTCGTGGTTGAGATGGACTCGACGGAGGAAGCCCTCTTCAGCTTGACTCATCCGGAAATCACGCTCTCCCGCGAATCAATGGTCGTGAATGTCCCCGGCGACCCTGTCGAGCAGAGTTTTGACATTGAGAACGCCGGCAACGGACCACTGGAGTTTCGCATCAGTGTGGAGTATCATGGCGTGGACGGCGAACGCGGAACGTGGGCGACCATCGGTCAGGAAAGTGTTACACAGGAAACTGAAGACGCCCAGATTCTGGGTTGCGCATTTGACGGTGCAAACTGGGTCGTCAGCGGCGGCTCGGGCCCCAGCGGACCGAACTACCTGTACTTCTACGACCTCCAGGGCAACTTGAGCCGCACAGTGGAGCAGCCGACCACGACGCAGTTCGGCTACTACGATCTGGCGTTTGACGGCGATTACATTTACGGCAGCACGGATGGGTTGCAGGAGCTGCAAGGTGTGGACGGCAACGGCGTGATTCGCACAACGGTGCCCGTTTCTCAGGTCAGCCCGGCCCGCTGTATCGCATATGACTCTGCGCTCGATCAGTTCTGGGTTGCGGACTATAGCACGCCTGTCTACTGTGTGGATCGGCAAGGCAATGAGCTGCACCGTTTCAATAACACGTTGGACAAGACCGGTTTGGCCTGGTATCCCGATGATCCCGACGGCTACAAGCTTTACATTTTCCATTGGAATACGCAGGGCGCTGGCGGCACCTTTATCAGCAAGATGCACCCGTCTACCGGCCAGATTGCTGCTGTCACGCAGATTGTGGATGTTGCCGGAGATCGTGCGGGCGGCTGTGACATCAGTTCAACTTGGAACAGCATGCTAACGGTATTTGGCGGAATCTACCAGAACCCGCAGGGCGACCGACTGGAAATGCGTCAGATGAAATTCGACACCGATTGGATTGGTGTGACGCCGTTGAATTCCTCTGTCTTGCCGCAAAGTACACGGGACGTGTCTGTCTCGATCAATGTGGACGAACTGCGCGACCTGACCTACACGGTGGATATCGTCGTTCGCAATAACTCCTTGGACAGCGCAATGGTCCTGCCGCTGACGCTTACCCGCACGCTGGTCGCCGATGAGCCGCGTAACGAACTGCCGCAGGTCTACGCGTTGCATCAGAACTACCCGAATCCATTCAATCCCAGTACTCAAGTGAGTTTTGACCTGCCGGAGGCTGGAATGGCCAGCCTGCGCATCTTCAACGTGCTGGGCCAGGAGGTCGCGGCGCCGTTGAACGGGTCCCGGCTGAATCTTGGTCACCACATTGTCAACGTGGACATGGCCGGTCTGCCGTCCGGAGTCTACCTCTATCGCCTCGAAAGCGGCAGTTTCGTCGAGACCCGCAAAATGGTCCTGATGAAGTAG
- a CDS encoding sensor histidine kinase, producing the protein MDSTTPNPTLHKLQERIKELTALHQTARLLQNDDRPEHELVQDVVSVIPSAWQYPEIAVARISCGALVVSSPGYQTSNWSQVSSFRVGPHVEGKVEVCYLEERPPADEGPFLAEERDLIDSLADLLRSYFQHKQSAAEIRAANDGLERLVVERTRDLRRLATELSLAEARKDRELAADLHDHVMQEFAFIKLRIMQFRGDAVFCGFEQRFDEIIALVERAIKFTRRMSFELSTPMLYELGLVAALEWLGEQVSQRHNVVVHVHQGTAGADASLPEALRITLFRGVQELLTNAVKHAAARSLDVTVQRHSGAVEVIVKDNGRGFDSDSALRNATASSGFGLFSIRERLRHFGGALTVHSIIGTGTTIAMRVPLEQA; encoded by the coding sequence ATGGACTCGACGACACCAAATCCGACGCTTCACAAGTTGCAGGAGCGGATCAAGGAGCTGACGGCGCTGCATCAAACGGCGCGTCTGCTCCAGAATGACGATCGCCCCGAGCACGAGCTTGTCCAGGATGTGGTGTCGGTCATTCCTTCCGCGTGGCAATACCCCGAGATTGCGGTCGCGCGGATTTCCTGCGGCGCGTTAGTCGTCTCATCTCCAGGCTATCAAACGTCAAACTGGTCACAGGTCTCGTCTTTCAGAGTGGGGCCGCACGTCGAGGGCAAGGTCGAGGTCTGTTACCTGGAGGAGCGCCCACCCGCCGATGAAGGCCCGTTCCTCGCCGAAGAACGTGACCTGATAGATTCGCTGGCGGACCTGCTCCGCTCCTACTTCCAGCACAAGCAGTCAGCAGCGGAGATTCGCGCCGCGAATGACGGTCTCGAACGGCTTGTCGTTGAACGCACGCGCGACCTGCGAAGATTGGCCACTGAACTGTCACTGGCCGAAGCACGCAAGGATCGTGAATTGGCCGCCGACCTGCATGACCATGTGATGCAGGAGTTCGCTTTCATCAAACTTCGTATTATGCAGTTTCGCGGTGACGCGGTCTTCTGCGGCTTCGAACAGCGCTTCGATGAGATCATCGCTTTAGTCGAACGGGCCATCAAGTTCACACGCCGAATGAGCTTCGAGCTTAGTACTCCAATGCTCTACGAACTGGGTCTGGTCGCGGCATTAGAGTGGTTGGGAGAACAAGTTTCCCAGCGGCACAATGTAGTGGTGCATGTCCACCAAGGCACGGCTGGAGCCGACGCAAGCCTGCCCGAAGCCCTGCGCATTACGCTGTTTCGCGGCGTACAGGAGCTGCTGACCAACGCGGTGAAACATGCGGCGGCGCGCAGTCTCGATGTGACCGTTCAGCGGCATAGCGGTGCCGTCGAAGTCATCGTCAAGGATAACGGTCGCGGTTTCGATTCCGACAGCGCGCTCCGGAACGCAACGGCGAGTTCAGGCTTCGGTCTGTTTAGCATTCGCGAGCGTCTCCGGCACTTCGGCGGCGCGCTGACCGTCCACTCGATAATCGGCACGGGCACCACCATCGCGATGCGCGTGCCATTGGAGCAAGCATGA
- a CDS encoding response regulator transcription factor, with the protein MSALRIVLADDHQLFRTGLRQLIERHPSVTVVGEAATGIAAIDVTKRLLPDLLLLDISLPELNGIEVARRLTQELPDVRILIISMHSDRRYVVEALRAGAKGYLLKDSSPDEMVRAIQKVMRGHFYLSAQINEQVVADFVRQSKSADATAFSVLSAREREVLQLIAEGKTTKQIAELLNLSAKTVETHRMHIMDKLQLHTLPELTRYALREGLTSLE; encoded by the coding sequence ATGAGCGCGTTGCGCATCGTTCTGGCCGACGATCACCAGCTCTTTCGCACGGGGCTGCGCCAGTTGATCGAGAGGCACCCTTCAGTCACGGTCGTCGGCGAAGCGGCTACAGGCATTGCCGCTATTGACGTCACGAAACGACTGCTGCCGGACCTGCTCTTGCTTGACATATCCTTGCCGGAGCTTAATGGTATCGAAGTAGCCCGCCGACTGACGCAGGAACTGCCGGATGTCCGCATTCTGATTATTTCGATGCACTCCGACCGGCGTTACGTCGTCGAGGCCTTGCGAGCCGGCGCCAAGGGTTATCTGCTTAAAGACTCGTCACCGGACGAGATGGTGCGGGCGATTCAGAAAGTGATGCGCGGCCATTTCTATCTTTCGGCGCAAATCAATGAACAGGTCGTCGCCGATTTCGTCCGTCAGTCCAAGTCCGCAGACGCCACGGCCTTTTCGGTGCTCAGCGCGCGCGAACGCGAAGTCTTGCAGCTTATTGCCGAAGGGAAAACGACCAAGCAGATTGCCGAGCTCCTGAACTTGAGTGCGAAAACCGTTGAGACCCATCGTATGCACATCATGGACAAATTGCAATTGCACACGCTGCCGGAACTGACGCGCTATGCCCTGCGCGAAGGGCTGACCTCGCTCGAGTAG
- a CDS encoding ammonium transporter, whose product MFDTGNTGFMLLATSLVMLMTPGLAFFYGGLVSRRNTLAIMIQSFVSMGVTTIVWWAVGYSLCFSGGEGGIIGNLDQAFLRGVDLNTPCPINPTIPAFVFFAYQMMFAIITPALITGAFANRIKFPAYLIFLVLWLLFVYCPFVHMVWGGGVLQKWGVLDFAGGIVVHNIAGMAALASVLYVGRRKVVENIPHSIPLVALGTGLLWFGWYGFNAGSELKVDSITGLAFLNTDIAASFAGVVWLLLAWFLEKKPKFVGLLTGAVAGLATITPAAGFVSPTSAVIIGCVSGVVCYFAVSIKNSLQWDDALDVWGVHGVGGLLGIVMLGLLGSTVVNPAGANGLFFGGGDFLFKQVATIVISSIYAFLFTYVMLAVINKFTPVKTTEKEEQEGLDVTLHGEAAYER is encoded by the coding sequence ATGTTCGACACTGGTAATACTGGTTTCATGCTGCTGGCCACGAGTCTGGTGATGCTCATGACACCCGGCCTGGCGTTCTTCTACGGCGGTTTGGTCAGCCGTCGCAACACGCTGGCCATCATGATTCAGAGCTTCGTTTCGATGGGCGTTACCACCATTGTCTGGTGGGCAGTCGGCTACTCACTCTGCTTTTCGGGCGGCGAGGGCGGTATCATTGGCAATCTGGATCAGGCGTTCCTGCGCGGCGTTGATCTGAACACCCCGTGCCCGATCAACCCGACGATTCCGGCCTTCGTGTTCTTCGCTTACCAGATGATGTTCGCCATCATCACCCCCGCCTTGATCACCGGTGCGTTCGCCAACCGCATCAAATTCCCGGCTTATCTGATCTTTTTGGTGTTATGGCTCCTGTTCGTCTACTGCCCGTTCGTGCACATGGTGTGGGGCGGCGGCGTCTTGCAGAAGTGGGGCGTGCTGGATTTCGCGGGCGGAATCGTGGTGCACAATATCGCCGGTATGGCGGCATTGGCCTCGGTGCTTTATGTCGGTCGTCGCAAAGTCGTCGAGAATATCCCGCATTCGATCCCGCTCGTGGCGCTGGGTACGGGCCTGCTGTGGTTTGGCTGGTACGGTTTTAATGCGGGCAGTGAGTTAAAGGTGGACTCGATTACCGGCCTGGCCTTCTTGAATACAGACATTGCCGCATCTTTTGCGGGCGTGGTCTGGTTATTGCTCGCCTGGTTCTTGGAGAAGAAACCCAAATTTGTGGGCTTGCTGACCGGGGCGGTTGCGGGGCTCGCGACGATTACCCCGGCGGCCGGATTTGTTTCGCCCACCAGTGCGGTTATTATCGGCTGCGTGTCAGGGGTTGTATGCTACTTCGCCGTCTCGATCAAGAACTCGTTGCAGTGGGATGACGCCCTTGACGTCTGGGGAGTGCACGGCGTCGGTGGCCTGCTGGGAATCGTCATGCTTGGCCTGCTCGGCAGTACCGTTGTCAATCCTGCCGGAGCCAACGGACTGTTTTTCGGCGGCGGCGACTTCCTTTTCAAACAGGTGGCGACAATCGTCATCTCTTCAATTTACGCCTTCCTCTTCACGTACGTCATGCTGGCCGTGATTAACAAATTCACGCCGGTCAAGACCACCGAGAAGGAAGAGCAAGAAGGCCTCGACGTCACTCTGCACGGCGAGGCGGCCTACGAACGGTAG
- a CDS encoding outer membrane beta-barrel protein produces the protein MKKLIALTLLVFATCAWAEDACCPSDQECCAEFTGFVDGAWFNDMNANPDSGEFNRFSLDQVEVDIQRKLGARGFVRADLEYVNGADPMNAIDYLEQGYMQYGFPVGEKQIDVMFGKFNAPIGYELLDPVDMYQYSHSEVFTYGLPTNLTGVKGYMDLCKRLDLHAYIVNGWDNNAENNDGMTFGARLGVKPTEKIGLGISAIVGPEAAGKGPESRTVIDIDATANLVENLVLGAELNMGSEAEAAQIGTELEDAGWMGFLIMGHYDFDDTFGLTGRLGSFSDDFGIRTGVPQGKDLSYTSITLAPTAKLGDGMGCLLELRMDSVNEEIWLDADGKATDARTTVAFEVTYSF, from the coding sequence ATGAAGAAACTGATTGCTTTGACGTTGCTCGTATTTGCGACCTGCGCGTGGGCTGAGGATGCCTGCTGCCCGTCTGACCAGGAATGCTGTGCCGAGTTCACGGGCTTCGTGGACGGCGCATGGTTCAACGACATGAATGCCAATCCCGATTCCGGTGAGTTCAACCGATTCAGTCTGGATCAGGTTGAAGTAGACATTCAACGCAAGCTCGGTGCGCGCGGCTTTGTGCGGGCCGATCTCGAATATGTCAACGGCGCGGATCCCATGAACGCCATTGACTACCTTGAACAGGGTTACATGCAGTACGGATTCCCGGTCGGCGAGAAGCAGATTGACGTGATGTTCGGCAAGTTCAATGCTCCGATCGGCTATGAATTGCTGGACCCTGTGGACATGTATCAGTACTCGCATTCCGAAGTCTTCACTTACGGCTTGCCGACGAATCTGACCGGCGTCAAGGGCTACATGGACTTGTGCAAGCGCCTCGATCTGCACGCCTACATTGTCAACGGCTGGGACAACAATGCCGAGAACAACGACGGCATGACGTTTGGCGCTCGTCTCGGCGTCAAGCCGACGGAAAAAATCGGTTTGGGAATTTCGGCCATCGTCGGTCCCGAAGCCGCGGGCAAAGGCCCGGAGAGCCGCACCGTGATTGACATTGATGCCACTGCCAACCTCGTCGAGAATCTCGTTCTCGGAGCGGAACTTAACATGGGCTCCGAAGCCGAAGCCGCGCAGATCGGTACGGAGCTTGAGGACGCGGGCTGGATGGGTTTCCTGATCATGGGCCACTACGACTTCGATGACACCTTTGGTCTTACGGGCCGCCTCGGTTCGTTCTCCGACGATTTCGGCATTCGCACCGGCGTGCCGCAGGGTAAGGACCTGAGCTACACGAGTATCACGCTTGCCCCGACGGCGAAGTTAGGCGACGGGATGGGTTGCTTGCTTGAATTGCGCATGGACTCAGTCAACGAAGAAATCTGGTTAGATGCCGACGGGAAGGCCACGGACGCGCGCACGACGGTGGCGTTTGAAGTGACCTATTCGTTCTAA